A window of the Polaribacter sp. HaHaR_3_91 genome harbors these coding sequences:
- a CDS encoding ORF6N domain-containing protein yields MSLRYAPMVFTEQGVTILSSLYELVEKKENTLERNKIGFKKGKKIKNIVGKYTCVRD; encoded by the coding sequence ATGAGTTTACGTTATGCTCCAATGGTTTTTACAGAACAAGGAGTTACCATATTATCTAGCTTATATGAATTGGTGGAGAAGAAAGAAAATACGCTAGAGAGAAATAAAATTGGTTTTAAAAAAGGAAAAAAAATAAAGAATATAGTTGGTAAATATACTTGCGTTAGGGATTGA
- a CDS encoding DNA topoisomerase IV subunit B codes for MSQETKYTEDNIRSLDWKEHIRMRPGMYIGKLGDGSSADDGIYILVKEVLDNSIDEYVMGAGKTIEISIHGSKVIVRDYGRGIPLGKVVDVVSKMNTGGKYDSKAFKKSVGLNGVGTKAVNALSSFFRVESSREGKSASAEFSQGNLENQEFLEESSRRKGTKVSFIPDEEIFKKYKFRNEYVAKMLKYYVYLNPGLTIIFNGEKFLSENGLKDLLEDNNNVDDMLYPIIHLKGDDIEVAITHSKTQYSEEYHSFVNGQHTTQGGTHQSAFREAIVKTIREFYGKAFEASDIRKSIISAVAIKVMEPVFESQTKTKLGSTDMGGDLPTVRTYINDFLKTKLDNYLHRNTDVADALHRKIVQAEKERKELSGIRKLAKDRAKKSSLHNKKLRDCRIHLGDTKKEAYLESTLFITEGDSASGSITKSRNVNTQAVFSLKGKPLNSYGLSKKIVYENEEFNLLQAALNIEDGLEDLRYNNIVIATDADVDGMHIRLLLITFFLQFFPELIKEGHLYILETPLFRVRNKKETFYCYSDEEKREAIDKLRGKPEITRFKGLGEISPNEFVHFIGNDIRLDPVMLDKEMSIEQMLEFYMGKNTPDRQKFIIENLKVELDTIEEDEI; via the coding sequence ATGAGTCAAGAAACAAAATATACCGAAGATAATATCAGGTCTTTAGACTGGAAAGAGCATATAAGAATGCGTCCCGGAATGTACATTGGTAAATTGGGCGATGGGTCTTCTGCAGACGATGGAATTTACATTCTTGTAAAAGAAGTTTTAGACAACTCTATAGATGAGTATGTTATGGGCGCCGGTAAAACCATTGAAATCTCTATTCATGGAAGCAAAGTTATTGTTAGAGATTACGGACGTGGAATTCCTTTAGGGAAAGTAGTTGACGTAGTTTCTAAGATGAATACTGGTGGAAAATACGACTCTAAAGCGTTTAAAAAATCGGTAGGTTTAAATGGAGTTGGTACTAAGGCGGTAAATGCACTTTCGTCATTTTTTAGAGTAGAATCTTCTCGTGAAGGAAAATCTGCTTCGGCAGAATTTAGCCAGGGAAATTTAGAAAATCAGGAGTTTTTAGAAGAGTCATCTCGTAGAAAAGGTACTAAGGTTTCGTTTATTCCGGATGAAGAAATATTTAAAAAGTACAAATTCAGAAATGAGTATGTAGCCAAAATGTTAAAATATTATGTGTATTTAAACCCCGGTTTAACCATAATTTTTAATGGAGAAAAATTCCTTTCGGAAAATGGATTGAAAGATTTATTGGAAGATAACAACAATGTAGATGATATGTTGTATCCAATAATTCACTTAAAAGGAGATGATATAGAAGTTGCCATTACCCATAGTAAAACGCAATATTCAGAAGAATATCATTCTTTTGTAAATGGGCAACATACCACGCAAGGAGGAACGCATCAATCTGCATTTAGAGAAGCAATTGTAAAAACAATTAGAGAATTTTACGGCAAAGCTTTTGAAGCTTCAGATATTAGAAAATCTATTATTTCTGCGGTTGCTATTAAAGTGATGGAACCTGTATTTGAAAGTCAGACAAAAACAAAATTAGGTTCTACAGATATGGGAGGAGATTTGCCAACTGTAAGAACGTATATTAATGATTTCTTAAAAACAAAACTAGATAATTACCTGCATAGAAATACAGATGTTGCAGATGCGTTACATAGAAAAATTGTTCAGGCAGAGAAAGAGCGAAAAGAACTTTCTGGAATTAGAAAATTAGCAAAAGACAGAGCTAAGAAATCTAGTTTACACAATAAAAAATTAAGAGATTGTAGAATCCATTTGGGGGATACAAAAAAAGAAGCGTATTTAGAATCTACACTTTTTATTACAGAGGGAGATTCTGCATCTGGTTCTATTACAAAATCTAGAAATGTAAATACACAAGCCGTTTTTAGTTTAAAAGGAAAGCCTTTAAATTCTTACGGATTAAGTAAGAAAATTGTGTATGAAAATGAAGAATTCAATCTTTTGCAAGCAGCATTAAATATAGAAGATGGTTTAGAAGATTTGCGTTATAATAATATTGTAATTGCAACCGATGCCGATGTAGATGGTATGCACATTCGTTTGTTATTGATTACATTTTTCTTACAATTTTTCCCTGAATTAATAAAAGAAGGGCATTTATATATTTTAGAAACTCCGTTGTTTAGAGTTCGAAATAAAAAAGAAACGTTTTATTGTTATTCTGATGAAGAGAAACGAGAAGCAATTGATAAATTAAGGGGAAAACCAGAGATAACTCGATTTAAAGGTTTGGGAGAGATTTCTCCGAATGAATTTGTGCATTTTATTGGTAATGATATTCGTTTAGATCCTGTAATGTTAGATAAAGAAATGTCTATTGAGCAAATGCTAGAGTTTTATATGGGAAAAAATACTCCTGACAGACAGAAGTTTATTATTGAGAATCTAAAGGTTGAATTAGATACGATTGAAGAGGATGAAATATAA
- the lysA gene encoding diaminopimelate decarboxylase, with the protein MKNAQLIKLANTYGSPLYVYDTDKIESQYNRLTNAFSSVKSLKLNYAVKALSNINILKFFKDLGSGLDTVSFQEVQLCLTTGIEPHDIIYTPNGVSLSEIEQVAKLGVQINIDNLSILEQFGQKHPDIPVCVRINPHIMAGGNSKISVGHIDSKFGISIHQVPHIKRVVENTGMNINGIHMHTGSDILDIDTFLRASDILFDVAKQFENIDFIDFGSGFKVPYKEGDISTDIEQLGLQLSERFNEFCANYGKDITLMFEPGKFLVSEAGSFLAKVNVVKQTTSTVFAHVDSGFNHLVRPMMYDSYHHITNISNPKGRDRYYSVVGYICETDTFASNRRIAEISEEDVLCFHNAGAYCFSMASNYNSRYIPAEVMVHKGKDYLIRKRQTIQDILHNQVVVDFSKTEKVEA; encoded by the coding sequence GTGAAAAACGCACAATTAATTAAGTTAGCAAATACATACGGAAGTCCGTTATATGTTTACGATACAGATAAAATAGAATCTCAATACAATAGATTAACAAATGCTTTTAGTAGTGTTAAAAGTTTAAAGTTAAATTATGCTGTAAAAGCACTTTCTAATATTAATATATTAAAGTTCTTTAAAGACTTAGGTTCTGGTTTAGATACTGTTTCATTTCAAGAAGTACAATTGTGTTTAACTACAGGAATTGAGCCTCACGATATTATTTATACACCAAACGGTGTTTCTTTATCAGAAATTGAACAAGTTGCTAAATTAGGTGTTCAAATTAATATTGACAACCTTTCTATTTTAGAGCAATTCGGACAAAAACACCCAGATATTCCTGTTTGTGTACGTATCAACCCACATATTATGGCGGGTGGAAATTCTAAAATTTCAGTGGGTCATATCGATTCTAAATTCGGAATTTCGATTCACCAAGTACCTCATATTAAACGTGTGGTAGAAAATACGGGAATGAACATCAACGGAATTCACATGCACACTGGTTCTGATATTTTAGATATCGATACTTTTTTACGTGCTTCTGATATTTTATTTGATGTAGCTAAACAATTCGAAAACATCGATTTTATCGATTTTGGAAGTGGATTTAAAGTTCCTTATAAAGAAGGAGATATTTCTACAGATATAGAGCAATTAGGTTTGCAATTATCAGAAAGATTCAATGAATTTTGTGCAAATTATGGGAAAGACATTACTTTAATGTTTGAACCTGGTAAATTTTTAGTTTCTGAAGCAGGTTCTTTTTTAGCGAAAGTAAATGTTGTTAAACAGACAACTTCTACCGTTTTTGCACATGTAGATTCTGGTTTCAATCACTTGGTAAGACCAATGATGTACGATTCTTACCACCACATTACCAATATTTCTAACCCAAAAGGAAGAGATCGTTATTACTCAGTAGTAGGTTATATTTGTGAAACGGATACGTTTGCATCAAATAGAAGAATTGCAGAAATTTCTGAAGAAGATGTATTATGTTTCCACAATGCGGGTGCATATTGTTTCTCAATGGCGTCTAACTACAATTCTCGTTATATTCCTGCAGAAGTTATGGTGCATAAAGGAAAAGATTACCTTATTAGAAAAAGACAAACTATTCAAGATATTTTACACAACCAAGTTGTAGTAGATTTTTCTAAAACAGAAAAAGTAGAAGCTTAG
- a CDS encoding fumarylacetoacetate hydrolase family protein, which translates to MKILGIGSNYVTDLKDIEDKKKGKKFIFSKPESSLAVNCDVEYPSSITNELIYEVELVVKIGKEGKNIAKEDANSYISEIAVGIDYTATDILKDARETKHPWDFAKGFDGAAPISSFKPVADYNLADIDFDLKINGEEKQKSNTAYMINDFADIIVFISKYMTLQPGDLIFTGTPALGKGEIFKGDQLQCSVNGELLLDFKMI; encoded by the coding sequence ATGAAAATATTAGGAATTGGAAGCAACTACGTTACCGACTTAAAAGATATCGAAGACAAAAAGAAAGGTAAAAAATTTATCTTTTCTAAGCCAGAAAGTAGTTTGGCTGTTAATTGTGATGTGGAATACCCAAGTAGCATAACAAACGAATTAATTTACGAAGTTGAACTTGTTGTTAAAATTGGTAAAGAAGGAAAAAACATTGCTAAAGAAGACGCTAATTCTTACATTTCTGAAATTGCTGTTGGTATCGATTATACGGCAACAGATATTTTAAAAGATGCCAGAGAAACAAAACATCCTTGGGATTTTGCAAAGGGTTTTGATGGCGCTGCACCAATTTCTAGTTTTAAACCCGTTGCTGATTATAATTTAGCAGATATCGATTTCGATTTAAAAATTAATGGAGAAGAAAAACAAAAAAGTAATACGGCTTATATGATTAACGATTTTGCTGATATTATTGTGTTTATATCAAAGTACATGACGTTACAACCTGGAGATTTAATTTTTACAGGAACACCTGCACTTGGTAAAGGAGAAATCTTTAAAGGAGATCAATTACAATGTTCTGTAAACGGAGAATTGTTGTTAGATTTTAAAATGATATAA
- a CDS encoding GNAT family N-acetyltransferase yields the protein MKIRLSKIEDVSEIMIIINDAKELLASLHIDQWQNGYPNTAQIENDILKGESYVVINDENQVMATSMFTTNPEPTYKIIDGNWIIDETEVYGVIHRMAIKKEFRKLGLATFLFDEFHQQLKDKKVKSLKIDTHEENIGMQSLIKKLGYTYCGIIYTNYNAKRLAFEKVIS from the coding sequence ATGAAAATTAGACTTTCTAAAATTGAAGACGTTTCAGAAATTATGATTATTATTAACGATGCCAAAGAACTTTTAGCATCTTTACATATTGATCAATGGCAAAACGGATATCCAAATACAGCACAAATAGAAAATGATATTCTAAAAGGCGAAAGTTACGTTGTTATTAATGATGAAAATCAAGTAATGGCAACCTCTATGTTTACTACAAACCCAGAACCAACCTATAAAATTATTGATGGAAATTGGATTATTGATGAAACAGAAGTATACGGAGTTATTCATAGAATGGCGATTAAAAAAGAATTTAGAAAATTAGGTTTAGCTACTTTTCTATTTGATGAATTTCATCAACAATTAAAAGATAAAAAAGTAAAAAGTTTAAAGATAGATACACATGAAGAAAATATCGGAATGCAATCTTTAATCAAAAAATTAGGTTACACTTATTGCGGAATTATTTATACCAATTATAACGCTAAGAGATTAGCTTTTGAGAAAGTAATTTCATAA
- a CDS encoding Tex family protein, protein MQILQYIIQQTQLSSKSVENTISLLNEDATIPFISRYRKEMTGNLDEVEIGEIVKFKEVFEILEKRKKAILKALEEQSVLTSELEQKVTTSKDLIALEDLYLPFKKKRKTKAETARIQGLEPLAKMIMSQRVNDLEHTASKYTSKEVATIDNALEGARFIIAEWINERTDIRNNIRRELERYATISSKVIKTKSEDEKAQKFKDYFDWSESLSRIPSHRFLAILRAENEGFIRVKIEIDTERAIQKMEERIIRTQNECTPQIELAIKDAYKRLLYPSLSNERLSLAKENADEDAITVFSKNLKQLLLGAPLGEKRILAIDPGFRSGCKIVCLNEQGDLEHNETIFPHAPQNQTIESIKKINSLAEAHKIEAIAIGNGTASRETEQLVKKIEFKHPVDVFVVSEAGASIYSASKIARDEFPNFDVTVRGSVSIGRRLQDPLAELVKIDAKSIGVGQYQHDVDQTKLKKSLDTTVESCVNTIGVNINTASESLLSYVSGIGPKLAENIVNHRNENGSFTSRNAIKKVPRLGGKAYEQAAGFLRIKKGKNPLDDSGVHPESYALVDKMAKDNNIKVSEFIGNKELIQKINLKNYITETIGLPTLEDIIKELEKPGLDPREKAKVFSFDKNIKTIADLRIGQLLPGIVNNITNFGCFVDVGIKESGLIHVSNLSDTFVKDVNAIVNLQQQIIAKVIEVDVARKRIQLALVK, encoded by the coding sequence ATGCAAATCCTTCAATATATAATTCAGCAAACACAACTTTCTTCTAAATCTGTAGAAAACACTATTTCATTATTAAATGAAGATGCTACAATTCCTTTTATATCTAGATATAGAAAGGAAATGACTGGTAATTTAGACGAAGTAGAAATAGGAGAAATCGTTAAATTTAAAGAAGTCTTTGAGATTTTAGAAAAGCGAAAAAAAGCCATTTTAAAGGCATTAGAAGAACAAAGTGTTTTAACATCAGAATTAGAACAAAAAGTAACTACTTCTAAAGATTTAATTGCTTTAGAAGATTTGTATTTACCTTTTAAGAAAAAGCGTAAAACAAAAGCAGAAACGGCACGTATACAAGGTTTAGAACCGTTGGCAAAAATGATCATGAGTCAGCGTGTAAACGACTTAGAACATACTGCATCTAAATACACATCCAAGGAAGTTGCAACTATTGATAATGCACTTGAAGGAGCACGATTTATTATTGCAGAATGGATTAATGAGCGCACAGATATCAGAAATAATATTAGACGCGAATTAGAACGTTATGCTACAATTTCATCTAAGGTAATAAAAACAAAGTCTGAAGATGAAAAGGCGCAAAAATTTAAAGATTACTTTGATTGGAGCGAATCTTTAAGTAGAATTCCATCACACCGTTTTTTAGCAATTTTAAGAGCAGAAAATGAAGGTTTTATCCGTGTTAAAATAGAGATTGATACAGAAAGAGCCATTCAAAAAATGGAAGAACGAATTATTCGTACGCAAAACGAATGCACTCCACAAATAGAGCTCGCTATAAAAGATGCTTATAAACGCTTATTGTATCCATCTTTATCTAACGAAAGATTATCATTAGCAAAAGAAAATGCAGATGAAGATGCTATAACCGTATTTTCTAAAAACTTAAAGCAATTACTTTTAGGTGCTCCTTTAGGCGAAAAAAGAATCTTAGCAATCGATCCTGGATTTAGATCTGGTTGTAAAATTGTATGTTTAAATGAGCAAGGAGATTTAGAGCATAATGAAACTATTTTTCCGCATGCACCACAAAATCAAACCATTGAATCCATCAAAAAAATAAATTCTTTAGCAGAAGCGCATAAAATTGAAGCTATTGCTATTGGAAACGGGACTGCATCAAGAGAAACGGAGCAATTAGTAAAGAAAATTGAATTTAAACATCCGGTCGATGTATTTGTAGTAAGTGAAGCTGGAGCGTCTATATACTCCGCTTCTAAAATTGCAAGAGATGAATTCCCTAATTTTGACGTTACTGTTCGTGGTTCTGTTTCCATCGGAAGACGTTTGCAAGATCCATTGGCTGAATTGGTTAAGATTGATGCAAAATCAATTGGGGTTGGACAATATCAACATGATGTAGATCAAACAAAACTAAAAAAATCTCTTGATACAACCGTAGAAAGTTGTGTAAATACCATTGGTGTAAACATTAATACTGCAAGCGAATCTTTGTTGAGTTATGTTTCTGGAATTGGACCTAAATTGGCCGAAAACATTGTAAATCATAGAAATGAAAATGGTTCTTTTACTTCTAGAAATGCCATTAAAAAAGTACCTCGTTTAGGAGGAAAAGCATACGAACAAGCTGCTGGTTTTTTACGAATTAAAAAAGGAAAAAATCCGTTAGATGATTCTGGCGTGCATCCAGAAAGTTATGCTTTGGTTGATAAAATGGCTAAAGATAATAACATAAAAGTTTCAGAGTTTATTGGTAACAAAGAATTAATTCAGAAAATAAACCTGAAAAATTATATTACAGAAACTATTGGTTTACCTACTCTAGAAGATATTATTAAAGAATTAGAAAAACCAGGTTTGGACCCAAGAGAAAAAGCGAAAGTATTTTCTTTTGATAAAAACATTAAAACGATTGCCGATTTAAGAATAGGGCAACTCTTACCAGGAATTGTAAATAATATTACCAATTTTGGCTGTTTTGTAGATGTTGGAATCAAAGAAAGTGGCTTAATTCACGTTTCTAATTTATCGGATACGTTTGTAAAAGATGTAAATGCAATTGTAAACCTACAACAACAAATTATTGCTAAAGTAATAGAGGTTGATGTTGCGAGAAAACGAATTCAATTGGCTTTAGTAAAGTAA
- a CDS encoding type IA DNA topoisomerase, producing MKVCIAEKPSVAREIANILGANTKRDGYYEGNGYAVTYTFGHLCTLLEPKDYKPHWKSWDLNNLPMLPERFDTKVTGDAGIRKQYNIVKALFDKATVVINCGDAGTEGELIQRWVINQAGYKGKVQRLWISSLTEEAIKEGFKNLKPAEKYDNLYYAGYSRAIGDWLLGLNATRLYTVKFGGFKQVLSVGRVQTPTLAMLVNRFFEIRDFKPQPYWELQTKYRNTLFNYEDGRFLKQEDGEVLANKVKESDFEIVSVTKKKGKEYAPKLFDLTGLQVYCNNKFGFSADETLKMVQKLYEMKVVTYPRVDTTFLPNDVYPKIGGILSKLTNYSALTQPLLGSKIKKSKRVFDDKKVTDHHAIIPTGIQGNLQYNQQQVYDIITRRFIGVFYPDSDVSNTSVIGKAAEVPFKTTGKEILTKGWRVAFETEESKIKKELNEQMTLPSFVKGEKGAHEPSFLEKETKPPRNFTEASLLRAMETAGKQVDDENLRELMKENGIGRPSTRASIIETLFRRKYIERKKKLVLPTQTGIDLINIIDNELLKSAELTGRWEKRLKEIERGEFNAGTFINNMKKMVDQLVYEVRSNTTKKRITSTPPVSSNAVESSSKSKSKKSTKKQVAGKTCPKCKKGQLLKGSSAFGCSEYKNNCNLKIPFEIYGKKVSENQLIRLVDKGCTTNLKGFKTDAGAIEGLIRFDDDFKLKLEPKQNVNASETKQSVNNNEITSSKTPRNDNDKITCPKCKQGTILKGKTAYGCSNYKNGCDFVFSFENIKKIANGKPLTKDLVIKIISA from the coding sequence ATGAAAGTCTGTATTGCCGAAAAACCATCTGTAGCAAGAGAAATTGCTAATATTCTAGGAGCCAACACAAAACGTGATGGTTACTATGAAGGAAACGGTTATGCGGTAACATATACATTCGGACATCTATGTACACTTTTAGAACCTAAAGATTACAAACCGCATTGGAAAAGTTGGGATTTGAATAATTTACCAATGCTTCCAGAACGTTTTGATACCAAAGTTACAGGCGATGCAGGAATTAGGAAACAATACAATATTGTAAAAGCTTTATTTGATAAAGCAACGGTTGTCATCAATTGTGGGGATGCCGGGACAGAAGGAGAATTAATTCAGCGTTGGGTAATTAATCAGGCTGGTTATAAAGGAAAAGTTCAGCGTTTATGGATTTCATCCTTAACAGAAGAAGCTATAAAAGAAGGTTTTAAAAACTTAAAGCCTGCAGAGAAATATGATAATTTATATTATGCAGGATATTCTAGAGCTATTGGAGATTGGCTTTTAGGCTTAAATGCAACGCGTTTGTATACCGTAAAGTTTGGTGGATTCAAACAAGTATTATCTGTTGGTAGAGTGCAAACTCCTACCCTAGCGATGTTGGTTAATCGTTTTTTTGAAATTAGAGATTTTAAACCACAACCTTATTGGGAATTACAAACAAAATACAGAAATACACTTTTTAATTATGAAGATGGTCGTTTTCTAAAACAAGAAGATGGTGAAGTTTTAGCGAATAAAGTAAAAGAATCTGACTTTGAAATTGTTTCTGTAACCAAAAAGAAAGGAAAAGAATATGCTCCTAAACTTTTTGATTTAACAGGCTTACAAGTATATTGTAATAATAAATTTGGCTTTTCTGCGGATGAAACTTTAAAAATGGTTCAGAAGCTATATGAGATGAAAGTTGTTACCTACCCAAGAGTTGATACCACTTTTTTACCAAATGACGTATATCCTAAAATTGGCGGAATTTTATCTAAGTTAACAAACTATAGTGCATTAACACAACCTCTTTTAGGTAGTAAAATAAAGAAATCAAAACGTGTTTTTGATGATAAAAAAGTAACCGATCACCATGCTATTATTCCTACAGGAATCCAAGGGAATTTGCAATACAATCAGCAACAGGTGTACGATATTATTACCCGTAGGTTTATTGGTGTTTTTTATCCAGATTCAGATGTTTCTAATACCTCTGTAATTGGTAAAGCTGCAGAAGTACCTTTTAAAACAACCGGAAAAGAAATTTTAACCAAAGGTTGGCGCGTTGCTTTTGAAACCGAAGAAAGCAAAATTAAGAAAGAATTAAACGAGCAAATGACCTTGCCTTCTTTTGTAAAAGGAGAAAAAGGAGCTCATGAACCTTCGTTTTTAGAGAAGGAAACAAAACCACCAAGAAATTTTACAGAAGCTAGTTTATTACGTGCCATGGAAACCGCAGGTAAACAAGTAGATGATGAAAATTTACGTGAATTAATGAAAGAAAATGGAATTGGAAGACCTTCTACAAGAGCAAGTATTATAGAGACTTTATTCCGAAGAAAATATATTGAACGTAAGAAAAAATTGGTTTTACCAACACAAACAGGAATTGATTTAATTAATATTATTGACAACGAATTATTGAAATCTGCGGAGTTAACAGGACGTTGGGAAAAACGTTTAAAAGAAATTGAACGAGGAGAATTCAATGCAGGAACTTTTATTAATAACATGAAAAAAATGGTAGATCAATTGGTCTATGAGGTTCGTTCTAACACTACTAAAAAACGAATTACTTCTACTCCACCTGTCAGTTCGAATGCAGTTGAGAGCTCTTCTAAATCAAAGAGTAAAAAATCAACAAAAAAACAAGTAGCAGGAAAAACTTGCCCGAAATGTAAAAAAGGACAACTCTTAAAAGGTTCTTCTGCCTTTGGGTGTTCTGAATATAAAAACAATTGTAATTTAAAAATTCCTTTTGAAATTTACGGAAAAAAGGTTTCTGAAAATCAATTAATACGATTGGTTGATAAAGGTTGCACAACCAATTTAAAAGGTTTTAAAACAGATGCAGGTGCTATTGAAGGATTAATACGTTTTGATGATGACTTTAAATTGAAATTAGAACCCAAACAAAACGTCAATGCGAGTGAAACGAAGCAATCTGTTAATAATAATGAGATTACTTCGTCGAAAACTCCTCGTAATGACAATGATAAAATTACGTGTCCAAAATGTAAGCAAGGAACAATTTTAAAAGGAAAAACGGCGTATGGTTGTTCTAATTATAAAAATGGATGTGATTTCGTTTTCTCCTTTGAAAACATCAAAAAAATAGCCAACGGAAAACCATTGACTAAAGATTTGGTTATAAAAATTATAAGTGCTTAA
- a CDS encoding long-chain fatty acid--CoA ligase: protein MNYKHLLKVIKDNTSRFTTKEAVFYKDEASKNWKGISWDSFYFQIQQVSKALINFGIKEQDNIGVFAQNMTEWIIADLGIMGVRAVTIPIYATNSQKEVEYVVNDAEISVLFVGDQEEFDKVELISENNKYLKLIVALTSTVDLRGHKNAVYFTDFINAEFPKSIETVLEKRHLDSKLDDLASIIYTSGTTGEPKGVMLDHNNFASSLKAHEAELDVDENDVSLSFLPLSHIYERSWVFFCLQQGIQVYFNQDPKKIADVLKEVKPTLMCTVPRIFEKIFAAIQEKRKEASPTKMKLASWALGVGNKYHNKYQRLDKKVPAILQLKYKIADKLVLSKLRDVFGGNIKFMPCGGAPLVPDMVSFFHSFALNIKCGYGLTETTATVTLFGNQFFEFNSAGKPISGTEIKIDANDEVLVKGPGVMKGYYKKPEATAEVFDNGWFKTGDAGKIDELGNLVITDRIKDLMKTSGGKYIAPQKLEMALVSDSFIEQIAVIGDQQKYVTALAVPSFENIKKYAEEHKISFKDIEDLIANNQIKTMLEKRFEELQKEFSKFEKIKKFTLLPKEFSIEAGEITATLKLKRKVIYKKYKALIDKMYAE from the coding sequence ATGAATTATAAACATTTACTAAAAGTAATTAAAGATAACACTAGTCGATTTACAACTAAAGAAGCTGTTTTTTATAAAGATGAAGCTTCAAAAAATTGGAAAGGTATTTCTTGGGATTCTTTTTATTTTCAAATTCAACAAGTTTCTAAAGCTTTAATCAATTTCGGAATTAAAGAACAGGACAATATTGGTGTTTTTGCTCAAAATATGACCGAGTGGATTATAGCAGATTTAGGGATTATGGGGGTAAGAGCCGTAACGATTCCTATTTATGCAACGAACTCTCAAAAGGAAGTTGAATACGTTGTAAATGATGCAGAAATTAGTGTGTTGTTTGTTGGTGATCAAGAAGAATTTGATAAAGTAGAATTAATATCTGAAAATAATAAATATCTAAAATTAATAGTAGCCTTAACAAGTACTGTAGATTTAAGAGGTCATAAAAACGCTGTTTATTTTACTGATTTTATAAATGCAGAATTTCCAAAAAGCATTGAAACAGTTTTAGAAAAGCGTCATTTAGATTCTAAATTAGATGATTTAGCAAGTATTATTTATACTTCTGGTACAACAGGAGAACCTAAAGGTGTAATGTTAGATCATAATAATTTTGCATCCTCATTAAAAGCACATGAAGCAGAATTAGATGTGGATGAAAATGATGTTTCTTTAAGTTTTTTACCATTAAGTCATATTTATGAACGTAGTTGGGTGTTTTTCTGTCTACAACAAGGAATTCAGGTTTATTTTAATCAAGACCCTAAAAAAATAGCAGATGTTTTAAAAGAAGTAAAACCAACATTAATGTGTACGGTTCCTAGAATCTTTGAGAAAATTTTTGCTGCTATTCAAGAAAAAAGAAAAGAAGCTTCACCTACTAAAATGAAATTAGCAAGTTGGGCATTAGGGGTTGGAAATAAATACCATAACAAGTATCAGCGTCTTGATAAAAAAGTACCAGCTATATTACAGCTAAAATATAAAATAGCAGATAAATTGGTGCTTAGTAAATTACGTGATGTCTTTGGTGGAAATATAAAATTTATGCCTTGTGGCGGAGCACCTTTAGTGCCAGACATGGTTTCGTTTTTTCATTCTTTTGCATTAAATATAAAATGTGGATATGGTTTAACAGAAACAACTGCTACCGTTACGTTATTCGGAAATCAGTTTTTTGAATTTAATTCTGCAGGTAAGCCAATTTCTGGAACTGAAATTAAAATTGATGCTAATGATGAAGTTTTGGTAAAAGGCCCTGGTGTTATGAAAGGATATTATAAAAAACCGGAAGCTACTGCTGAAGTTTTTGATAATGGTTGGTTTAAAACAGGCGATGCAGGAAAAATTGATGAATTAGGAAACTTAGTAATTACTGATAGGATTAAAGATTTAATGAAAACTTCTGGAGGTAAATATATTGCACCTCAAAAACTTGAAATGGCTTTAGTAAGTGATTCTTTTATTGAGCAAATTGCAGTAATAGGTGATCAACAAAAGTATGTTACGGCTTTGGCTGTACCAAGTTTCGAGAATATTAAAAAATATGCTGAAGAGCATAAAATTAGTTTTAAAGATATAGAAGATTTGATTGCTAACAATCAAATTAAAACGATGTTAGAAAAACGTTTTGAAGAATTACAAAAAGAGTTTTCTAAGTTTGAAAAAATTAAGAAATTTACTTTATTACCGAAAGAGTTTAGTATTGAAGCCGGAGAAATTACAGCAACTTTAAAATTAAAACGTAAAGTAATTTATAAAAAATATAAAGCACTTATTGATAAAATGTATGCTGAGTAA